Proteins from a single region of Desulforegula conservatrix Mb1Pa:
- a CDS encoding cytochrome c biogenesis protein ResB, translated as MSHPPKKTGNPAWRFFASIKLSVVTLFLLAAFSVTGTFIPQGNPAEFYIHKYPSAGKLILGLDMHHLYSSWWFRGMLLVLCVNIIVCSIDRLSRTWRIIFPGKKGVNPERIRKAKDIIRFESSSSMEEMVKAAQILLASGKGRSEAKQIGDESFIFAESGRWTRLGVYIVHASVLLLLTGGLIGSIYGFRGNMNITEGEQSDEVMLDSGKQINIPFMIKCDDFDVSFYESGMPKEFRSKIALIENGKEILKKDVLVNTPLRYKGLSFFQSSYGVAGASDIKFEITTKTGNKFEKTANIGETVELPEGLGQFTVSGFEDTFQVRGHALKEVFTCFMVENGQPSDVFIIPASMPGFDKMRGKDFYINVKEYNKIWYTGLQVTKDPGVPLVYAGFLLMIAGCIVSFFMAHRQFGIFVKPKDSGCEVCICGVSSRKNPLFEEIIKNMAEKLGGTDIN; from the coding sequence ATGTCTCATCCTCCCAAAAAAACCGGCAATCCGGCGTGGCGGTTCTTTGCATCCATAAAACTTTCTGTTGTTACACTTTTTCTGCTTGCCGCATTTTCCGTCACAGGGACTTTCATCCCCCAGGGCAATCCGGCCGAATTCTACATCCATAAATACCCCTCAGCAGGAAAGCTCATTCTGGGACTGGACATGCATCATCTGTATTCTTCGTGGTGGTTCAGAGGAATGCTGCTCGTTCTTTGCGTGAATATAATTGTCTGTTCAATAGACAGATTGTCAAGAACATGGAGAATCATATTTCCAGGCAAAAAAGGGGTTAATCCGGAAAGAATCAGAAAAGCCAAGGATATCATCAGATTCGAATCTTCCTCATCCATGGAAGAAATGGTCAAAGCAGCACAAATTCTGCTTGCATCAGGCAAAGGAAGATCAGAAGCAAAACAGATTGGAGATGAATCCTTTATATTCGCAGAATCCGGCAGATGGACAAGACTCGGAGTTTATATAGTCCACGCAAGCGTCCTTCTCCTTCTTACAGGAGGCCTTATCGGGTCTATATACGGATTCAGGGGCAATATGAATATAACTGAAGGTGAGCAGAGCGACGAGGTGATGCTCGACTCAGGGAAGCAGATCAATATCCCCTTCATGATAAAATGTGATGATTTCGACGTTTCATTTTATGAATCAGGCATGCCCAAGGAATTCAGATCAAAAATAGCACTCATCGAAAACGGCAAAGAAATTCTGAAAAAAGACGTTCTTGTGAATACGCCATTAAGATATAAGGGACTCAGTTTTTTTCAGTCATCATACGGAGTTGCCGGAGCTTCTGACATAAAATTCGAAATCACCACCAAGACAGGAAACAAATTTGAAAAGACCGCCAACATAGGTGAAACGGTCGAGCTCCCCGAAGGATTAGGCCAGTTCACGGTATCAGGGTTTGAAGATACTTTCCAGGTCAGGGGTCATGCTCTCAAAGAGGTTTTCACATGCTTCATGGTGGAAAATGGCCAGCCATCCGATGTTTTCATAATTCCGGCGAGCATGCCAGGATTCGACAAGATGAGGGGCAAGGACTTTTACATCAACGTCAAGGAATACAATAAAATATGGTATACCGGTCTTCAGGTAACAAAAGATCCTGGAGTCCCCCTCGTATATGCAGGCTTTTTGCTCATGATTGCAGGCTGCATAGTTTCTTTTTTCATGGCCCACAGGCAGTTCGGAATTTTTGTAAAACCCAAGGATTCAGGGTGCGAGGTATGCATATGCGGTGTTTCATCAAGAAAAAACCCGCTTTTTGAAGAAATAATAAAAAATATGGCTGAAAAATTAGGCGGCACCGATATTAACTAG
- the hemC gene encoding hydroxymethylbilane synthase: MTSNLIIGTRGSQLALWQANWVKSEIERKFPGSTVSLNIIKTKGDKILDVPLAKVGGKGLFVKEIEDALLEKRVDIAVHSMKDMPAEIPEGLCIAAIPERENPLDVLISKNGFKLDELPKGAKIGTSSLRRMSQISARRPDLEIVSLRGNLDTRIKKLEAGEFDAIVLAAAGVHRLGLSSKITQYIDPEIMLPASGQGALCIETRENDPKTSDIIKSLNHATTATAVIAERAFLHRLEGGCQVPIAAHAKVNGDMVEMEGLVSDVKGSIIFKSALSGKISEAAQIGKKLAEALLEKGAKKILDEIYSEK, translated from the coding sequence ATGACTTCCAACCTTATTATAGGAACAAGGGGCAGCCAGCTTGCTCTTTGGCAGGCCAACTGGGTCAAGTCGGAAATTGAAAGAAAATTTCCTGGAAGCACTGTAAGTTTGAATATTATCAAGACAAAAGGTGATAAGATCCTTGATGTTCCCCTCGCAAAAGTAGGCGGCAAAGGTCTTTTTGTAAAGGAGATAGAAGACGCCCTGCTTGAGAAAAGGGTGGATATTGCTGTTCACAGCATGAAGGACATGCCTGCCGAAATTCCTGAAGGACTCTGTATTGCAGCTATTCCTGAAAGGGAAAACCCCCTTGATGTGCTTATATCAAAAAACGGCTTTAAGCTGGATGAGCTTCCCAAAGGCGCAAAAATCGGCACAAGCAGCTTAAGACGTATGTCCCAGATTTCTGCCAGAAGACCTGATCTTGAAATAGTGTCGCTCAGGGGCAACCTTGATACAAGAATAAAAAAGCTGGAAGCAGGCGAATTCGATGCAATCGTACTTGCGGCCGCCGGAGTTCACAGGCTTGGGCTCTCTTCAAAAATCACCCAGTACATAGACCCTGAAATAATGCTTCCCGCATCAGGTCAGGGTGCACTTTGTATAGAAACAAGGGAAAATGATCCCAAAACTTCCGACATTATCAAAAGCCTTAACCATGCGACAACAGCAACCGCAGTCATTGCTGAAAGAGCTTTTCTTCACAGACTCGAAGGCGGATGTCAGGTTCCAATTGCGGCACATGCCAAAGTGAACGGCGATATGGTAGAAATGGAAGGCCTTGTCTCTGATGTCAAAGGCTCCATAATTTTCAAAAGCGCTCTTTCCGGCAAGATCTCAGAAGCTGCACAAATCGGCAAAAAACTGGCTGAAGCACTTCTTGAAAAAGGCGCGAAAAAAATTCTTGATGAGATTTATTCTGAAAAATGA
- the cobA gene encoding uroporphyrinogen-III C-methyltransferase, with protein sequence MKNNKNTGKIYLIGAGPGDPGLITVKGLQCIQEADVIVYDYLASPRLMRHARKDAEKIYVGKMGGNHTLSQDGINNLLVEKGKSGLKVARLKGGDPFVFGRGGEEAQVLKKAGVAFEIVPGVTSAVAAPAYAGIPITHRDHTTSVTFVTGHEDPTKAQSTINWNSLVTGTVVFFMGVKNLAMIVENLVRAGRSPETPAALIRWGTTAKQKTVTGILSNIKEVADKAGITAPALIVVGEVVTLREELAWFETAPLFGKRIAVTRSREQASALVEKLSELGADCVECPTIKIEPVKDNSRLQNAIKNLKSFEWLIFTSVNGVACFFDTLFDMGLDSRTLGGVKTAVIGPATLERLLSFGIRADVIPESYVAESVIEAFKSEEVKGKKFLLPRAKDARSVLPVQLAEMGGIVDEIITYEAVEDTEQSAEITGLLEKGEIDMVTFTSSSTVSNFVKNIPEGRLAELMKDVKVASIGPITSETAKSLGLGIDIEADVFTIPGLCDAILKFYNE encoded by the coding sequence ATGAAAAATAATAAGAATACAGGCAAAATATATCTGATAGGCGCAGGCCCTGGAGATCCGGGACTTATAACAGTCAAAGGACTTCAGTGCATCCAGGAAGCTGATGTAATTGTTTATGATTATCTTGCTTCTCCCCGCCTGATGCGCCATGCCCGCAAAGACGCCGAAAAAATATATGTCGGAAAGATGGGCGGCAACCACACCCTTTCCCAGGATGGGATCAACAACCTGCTTGTGGAAAAAGGAAAATCAGGCCTTAAAGTGGCAAGACTCAAAGGCGGAGATCCTTTTGTATTCGGAAGAGGCGGAGAAGAAGCCCAGGTTCTTAAAAAAGCCGGAGTTGCCTTTGAAATAGTTCCTGGTGTTACATCGGCTGTCGCTGCCCCTGCTTACGCTGGAATTCCGATCACCCACAGGGATCACACAACCTCAGTAACATTTGTGACAGGCCATGAAGATCCGACCAAAGCCCAGTCTACAATCAACTGGAACAGCCTTGTAACAGGTACGGTTGTATTTTTCATGGGCGTTAAAAATCTTGCCATGATAGTTGAGAATCTCGTCAGGGCAGGAAGATCACCTGAAACGCCAGCAGCACTCATAAGATGGGGAACAACAGCCAAACAGAAAACAGTCACAGGAATTCTTTCAAATATAAAGGAAGTTGCCGACAAGGCGGGAATAACAGCTCCAGCATTAATCGTTGTGGGTGAAGTTGTAACCCTGAGGGAGGAACTCGCCTGGTTTGAAACTGCCCCTCTGTTCGGAAAACGGATCGCAGTCACAAGATCCCGTGAGCAGGCAAGCGCTCTTGTGGAAAAACTTTCCGAACTTGGCGCTGACTGCGTGGAATGCCCGACAATCAAAATAGAACCTGTTAAAGACAATTCAAGGCTTCAAAACGCTATTAAAAACCTAAAAAGCTTTGAATGGTTAATTTTCACAAGCGTAAACGGAGTAGCCTGTTTCTTTGATACTTTGTTTGATATGGGCCTTGACTCAAGGACGCTTGGTGGCGTCAAGACAGCCGTAATCGGCCCTGCAACCTTAGAAAGACTGCTTTCTTTTGGGATAAGAGCTGATGTTATTCCGGAAAGCTATGTTGCTGAATCAGTAATAGAGGCCTTCAAATCAGAAGAAGTTAAAGGAAAAAAATTCCTTCTCCCAAGGGCAAAGGACGCGAGATCCGTCCTGCCTGTCCAGCTTGCTGAAATGGGCGGAATTGTCGACGAGATCATAACCTATGAAGCAGTAGAAGACACCGAACAATCAGCCGAAATAACCGGTCTGCTTGAAAAAGGTGAAATAGACATGGTGACTTTTACAAGCTCGTCAACAGTCTCAAATTTTGTAAAAAACATCCCTGAAGGCAGGCTTGCTGAGCTGATGAAGGATGTAAAGGTCGCAAGCATTGGCCCCATCACCAGCGAAACAGCCAAAAGCCTTGGCCTTGGAATTGACATAGAAGCAGACGTTTTCACCATCCCGGGCCTTTGTGACGCAATCCTGAAATTCTACAACGAATAA
- a CDS encoding BaiN/RdsA family NAD(P)/FAD-dependent oxidoreductase — protein sequence MEKTDVIVIGAGASGLMCAIEAGKRGRRVIILDHADKPGKKILMSGGGRCNFTNNDISPANYISRNPNFCKSALSRFNQWNFLDLIQKYKIPFHEREHGQLFCDNSSKDILDMLLSECKKTKVSIRLNTVIKKIKRSDDGFFIIESNQNIFSCESLVVATGGLSIPTSGASPFGYKTAEQFGIRIWPTAAGLVPLTLRPDDKEKLSPLSGIAVECIVSNKLKSFRENVLFTHRGLSGPAILQISSYWQPGDIITVNLLPDINLNEELKNAQKQRSQLKLKTFLGEYLPKRLVATIIHDETIEKPLQEISHKIFTEIAAHIHEWNVKPNGTEGYRTAEVTCGGVDCNAISSKTMESKEHPGLFFTGEVLDVTGWLGGYNLQWAWSSGWCAGQYV from the coding sequence ATGGAAAAGACCGATGTAATCGTCATCGGAGCAGGAGCTTCGGGTCTCATGTGCGCAATTGAGGCAGGCAAACGCGGCAGAAGAGTTATTATACTTGATCATGCTGACAAGCCGGGTAAGAAAATCCTGATGTCAGGCGGAGGTCGCTGCAATTTTACGAATAACGATATAAGCCCTGCAAATTATATTTCCCGCAATCCCAACTTCTGTAAATCAGCCTTGAGCAGATTTAATCAATGGAATTTTCTGGATCTTATTCAAAAATACAAAATACCGTTTCATGAAAGAGAGCACGGCCAGCTGTTCTGCGACAACAGTTCTAAAGACATTCTTGATATGCTCCTTTCTGAATGCAAGAAAACCAAAGTGTCGATCAGACTGAATACAGTCATTAAAAAAATTAAACGCAGCGATGACGGCTTTTTCATAATTGAATCAAATCAAAACATTTTCTCATGCGAATCTCTGGTTGTTGCAACAGGTGGGTTATCAATCCCTACTTCTGGGGCAAGTCCTTTTGGTTATAAAACTGCCGAACAGTTTGGAATAAGAATCTGGCCCACAGCAGCAGGTCTGGTTCCATTAACTTTAAGGCCGGATGACAAGGAAAAACTGTCGCCTTTATCAGGCATAGCTGTTGAGTGCATAGTTTCTAACAAATTAAAAAGCTTCAGAGAAAATGTATTATTCACCCACAGAGGACTGAGCGGCCCCGCAATTTTACAGATATCATCATATTGGCAGCCAGGAGATATTATAACCGTCAATTTGCTGCCAGACATCAATCTGAACGAAGAATTGAAAAATGCCCAGAAGCAGAGATCCCAGCTAAAACTTAAAACATTTCTTGGCGAATATCTTCCAAAACGCCTTGTGGCAACCATTATTCATGATGAAACTATAGAAAAGCCTCTCCAAGAAATTTCCCATAAAATATTTACTGAAATAGCCGCCCATATTCATGAATGGAATGTCAAACCTAATGGCACTGAAGGATATAGGACAGCTGAGGTGACCTGCGGAGGAGTTGACTGCAATGCCATTTCTTCTAAAACCATGGAGAGCAAGGAACATCCCGGCCTTTTTTTCACTGGTGAAGTTCTTGATGTGACAGGATGGCTTGGCGGATACAATCTGCAATGGGCATGGTCTTCTGGATGGTGTGCAGGGCAGTATGTTTAG
- a CDS encoding Nramp family divalent metal transporter — MNNKNPDAKTVESALDILGSKGKQNRLSRMLPFLGPAFIASVAYIDPGNFATNIQGGAKFGYMLIWVIVASNLMAMLIQTMSAKLGIATGQNLAEHCRNQFPKPVVWLMWFIMELVAIATDLAEFLGAALGFYLLFGIPLLAGAFLTAIATLLILGLERYGFRPLEAVISGMLGIIALCYLIETLIGKPDWGQIAYHAVVPQFSGSESVILASGIIGATVMPHVIFLHSALTQNRIVVKNKEQLRRLFRFQIADVVIAMGIAGLVNIAMLIMAATAFYKTGLTHIASIEEAHRTLEPLFGKAAKWIFGVSLLVAGLSSSTVGTSAGQVIMQGFLQRHIPVWVRRLVTIAPSLLVIGLGLDPTSTLVVSQVVLSFGLPFAIIPLVMFTSRKDIMGDLTNRALTTVVVSMIAALIIALNIYLIYQTVFEG; from the coding sequence ATGAATAATAAGAATCCGGACGCAAAAACCGTGGAGTCAGCCCTTGATATCCTTGGGAGCAAAGGAAAACAGAATCGGCTGTCCAGAATGCTTCCTTTTCTTGGCCCTGCGTTCATAGCGAGTGTTGCATATATCGATCCTGGTAACTTTGCGACCAATATTCAAGGCGGCGCCAAATTCGGATACATGCTGATCTGGGTGATTGTTGCCAGTAATCTTATGGCAATGCTTATCCAGACCATGTCCGCAAAACTTGGGATCGCCACTGGACAGAACCTTGCTGAGCATTGTCGCAACCAGTTTCCTAAGCCTGTTGTCTGGCTGATGTGGTTTATAATGGAACTTGTTGCAATTGCAACTGATCTTGCTGAGTTCCTGGGCGCTGCCCTTGGTTTCTATCTCCTTTTTGGAATTCCTCTTCTGGCCGGGGCTTTTTTAACGGCAATTGCAACTCTTCTTATTCTCGGACTCGAACGATACGGTTTCAGACCACTTGAAGCCGTAATTTCAGGGATGCTTGGGATCATTGCTCTCTGCTATCTCATAGAGACCCTGATCGGTAAGCCTGATTGGGGTCAGATCGCTTATCATGCAGTAGTTCCGCAGTTTTCAGGCTCTGAAAGTGTTATTCTTGCCTCAGGAATTATCGGAGCAACCGTGATGCCGCATGTCATATTTCTCCATTCAGCATTAACTCAGAACAGGATTGTCGTAAAAAACAAGGAACAGCTCAGACGCCTTTTCAGGTTTCAGATTGCTGACGTGGTCATTGCAATGGGGATAGCCGGTCTTGTGAATATTGCCATGCTCATAATGGCTGCAACCGCATTTTACAAGACAGGTCTGACCCATATAGCTTCAATAGAAGAGGCTCATCGGACGTTGGAACCTCTTTTTGGCAAGGCCGCAAAATGGATTTTCGGAGTCTCTCTTCTTGTGGCAGGGCTCTCTTCTTCGACAGTGGGAACCAGCGCTGGCCAGGTAATAATGCAGGGCTTTCTGCAAAGACATATTCCTGTATGGGTCAGGCGGCTGGTTACAATCGCTCCTTCCCTTCTTGTTATAGGCTTGGGACTTGATCCAACAAGTACGCTTGTGGTCAGTCAGGTTGTTTTGAGTTTCGGGCTTCCTTTTGCAATCATTCCTCTTGTTATGTTTACAAGCAGAAAAGACATAATGGGTGACCTGACTAACAGAGCTCTGACAACTGTTGTTGTTTCAATGATTGCTGCTCTTATTATTGCTCTTAACATTTATCTTATTTATCAGACAGTTTTTGAGGGATAA
- the selA gene encoding L-seryl-tRNA(Sec) selenium transferase, whose translation MKKHSLKNEILKKLPKVDGVLLEILENSEFDAIPRSVILKSARETIETERRRIIETADESTLKNIDHDFIINEIMAKSLKAMKPNLIPLVNATGVVIHTNLGRSPLCRDALDQIMLVARGFSNLEFNLATGKRGIRYAAVEELVCEISGAEAAMAVNNNAAAVMLCLDTLARGREAIVSRGELVEIGGSFRIPDVMTKSGAILREIGTTNRTHLRDYEAAINENTALILKVHTSNFAVMGFTSNVPLSELSDLGKKQGIPVMEDLGSGTFIDFSKYGMVYEPTVQESVASGADVISFSGDKLLGGPQAGIIVGKKEIIAEIRKNPLTRALRIDKMTLAGLEATLRHYREEKDAVSKIPTLRMLTMPVETIEAKALALKNEIDGLNHPDLEARILPLSSKAGGGSLPAQNLPSKGIGLSIKNMSANRIEKEMRGNTPPVIGRIEEDLFIMDLRTIEPDEFDTIKEALALILQKYKGMPHV comes from the coding sequence ATGAAAAAACATTCCTTAAAAAACGAGATTCTTAAAAAACTGCCAAAAGTTGACGGCGTTCTTCTTGAAATCCTTGAAAACAGCGAATTTGATGCAATCCCAAGATCAGTTATTCTTAAATCTGCAAGGGAAACCATTGAGACTGAACGAAGGCGCATCATTGAAACTGCGGACGAATCTACTTTAAAAAATATTGATCATGATTTTATCATTAATGAAATAATGGCAAAATCCCTGAAGGCCATGAAGCCAAATCTTATTCCGTTAGTGAACGCAACTGGTGTGGTGATTCATACAAACCTCGGGAGATCGCCTTTATGCAGGGATGCCCTTGACCAGATCATGCTGGTTGCCAGAGGTTTTTCAAATCTTGAATTCAACCTTGCAACCGGTAAAAGAGGTATCAGGTACGCAGCAGTCGAGGAGCTCGTCTGCGAGATAAGCGGAGCAGAGGCTGCAATGGCTGTCAACAACAATGCCGCAGCTGTGATGCTTTGCCTAGACACCCTTGCTAGGGGAAGAGAAGCCATTGTGTCAAGGGGTGAGCTTGTCGAAATTGGCGGTTCTTTCAGAATTCCGGATGTAATGACAAAAAGCGGCGCAATCCTCAGGGAAATAGGAACAACAAACAGAACCCATTTGAGGGACTACGAAGCCGCAATAAATGAAAATACGGCCCTTATACTAAAAGTGCACACCAGCAATTTTGCAGTCATGGGCTTTACTTCAAACGTGCCTCTTTCCGAGCTTTCAGACCTTGGCAAAAAGCAAGGAATACCTGTCATGGAAGATCTTGGAAGCGGAACATTCATAGATTTTTCAAAATACGGCATGGTATATGAACCAACGGTTCAGGAATCCGTGGCTTCAGGAGCAGATGTAATATCATTCAGCGGAGACAAACTCTTAGGCGGCCCCCAGGCAGGAATCATAGTGGGGAAAAAGGAAATCATAGCTGAAATCAGGAAAAACCCTCTGACAAGGGCACTAAGAATAGACAAGATGACACTTGCTGGTCTTGAGGCTACTCTCAGGCATTACAGGGAGGAAAAGGATGCGGTATCAAAGATCCCTACCTTAAGAATGCTGACCATGCCTGTGGAAACCATAGAGGCCAAAGCCCTCGCCCTAAAAAATGAAATTGATGGATTAAACCATCCCGATCTTGAAGCCAGAATTCTTCCGCTTTCATCAAAAGCCGGTGGAGGTTCGCTTCCGGCTCAGAACCTGCCGTCCAAAGGAATAGGACTTTCCATAAAAAATATGTCCGCAAACAGAATTGAAAAAGAGATGCGCGGAAACACCCCTCCAGTGATAGGCCGTATCGAAGAAGATCTGTTCATCATGGACTTAAGAACCATAGAGCCGGATGAATTCGATACTATAAAGGAAGCTTTAGCCCTCATCCTCCAAAAATACAAGGGAATGCCCCATGTCTAA
- a CDS encoding tetratricopeptide repeat protein encodes MSKENIHTCTCSDELIPDLELGWKEFSKNGKNRESCPHKIGEFSGQALNDDVRCKISNLEEFTVLAIKPSLAAQVSGEAVNTFRRILESEASKHAWIISEGGHSMFFCVVPGKDSAVAAEHSQRLRSMLFDATGRYSTVGIAMFPFTDYSREDVFENAVKAYYHALFYGEDSHAEFDSTSLNISGDLFYQAGEIKNAIFEYKKGLEINPDNTNIMNSLGVCLAHEKNYAAALMEFEKASNMNPSEYLAIYNSGVACVFTGDIEKARNLFIKAAETDDTDIKIVFQAGKAALEKGATETAEKLLEKAICLNNEKSEPYRYLGETYFKNGKAEKAIEAFKKAVKLNPCDAQSFSALGELFAETGENLEIALVFCNQSIALSPNNGLMHYRTGKTLLKKNEPDLALESFKKAHELGYDSSGEIEVLEKEPMGKAS; translated from the coding sequence ATGTCTAAGGAAAACATCCATACCTGCACTTGCTCTGATGAACTGATCCCAGATCTTGAACTTGGCTGGAAAGAATTCAGCAAAAATGGGAAAAACAGAGAAAGCTGCCCTCACAAAATCGGTGAATTTTCAGGTCAGGCCTTAAATGATGACGTCAGATGCAAAATAAGTAATCTTGAAGAATTCACGGTTCTTGCAATCAAGCCTTCTTTGGCTGCCCAGGTTTCAGGCGAAGCAGTCAATACATTCAGAAGAATTCTTGAATCAGAAGCTTCGAAGCATGCCTGGATTATTTCCGAAGGCGGACATTCCATGTTTTTCTGCGTTGTCCCAGGCAAAGACAGCGCAGTAGCAGCAGAGCACTCCCAAAGATTAAGAAGCATGCTTTTTGATGCTACAGGCAGGTATTCAACCGTTGGTATTGCAATGTTCCCATTTACTGATTATTCAAGGGAAGATGTTTTCGAAAACGCGGTAAAAGCCTATTATCACGCTCTTTTTTATGGTGAAGACAGCCATGCCGAGTTTGATTCCACAAGTCTCAATATCAGCGGTGATCTGTTTTATCAGGCAGGAGAAATAAAAAACGCCATATTTGAATACAAAAAAGGGCTTGAGATAAACCCTGACAACACCAATATCATGAACAGCCTGGGTGTCTGTCTTGCACATGAAAAGAATTATGCGGCTGCTTTGATGGAATTTGAAAAAGCCTCGAACATGAATCCGTCAGAATACCTTGCAATTTATAATTCAGGAGTAGCCTGTGTATTCACAGGTGACATCGAAAAAGCAAGAAACCTCTTCATTAAAGCTGCGGAAACCGATGACACAGACATCAAAATAGTCTTCCAGGCAGGAAAAGCTGCTCTTGAAAAAGGAGCAACCGAGACAGCTGAAAAACTTCTTGAAAAGGCAATATGCCTTAATAACGAAAAGAGTGAGCCTTACAGATATCTTGGCGAAACATACTTCAAAAATGGTAAAGCAGAAAAGGCCATAGAAGCTTTCAAAAAAGCCGTAAAGCTTAATCCATGCGATGCCCAGTCTTTTTCAGCTCTGGGCGAACTTTTTGCCGAAACCGGGGAAAACCTTGAAATTGCGCTTGTTTTCTGTAACCAGAGCATTGCACTGTCCCCCAATAACGGACTCATGCACTACAGGACAGGAAAAACCTTGCTAAAGAAAAACGAACCTGATCTCGCCCTTGAATCATTCAAAAAAGCCCATGAATTAGGCTATGATTCTTCAGGAGAAATCGAAGTTCTTGAAAAAGAACCTATGGGAAAGGCTTCCTGA
- a CDS encoding universal stress protein, with the protein MFNHILVPLDGSGLAESSLPAAVFLAEKLKARVTLIHIIEKNPPSEVHGQHHIKNAVEASAYLEKISKSWFRENLVVECHVHTSEVDDVAESIVEHRCEFKHDLVIMCSHGRGRALHLLLGCIAQNVIAIGTVPVLLIQPDETKNIREFSCRSILVPLDGDPAHGGALPVSEEIAGLCGSTLHLLMVIPVFTSIPGKMAVQSRFQPAATSRMLDILKQNADEYLGERLADLKERGFQASAHVLRGDPADLVAESVSKSGVDLIVLATHGKSGMQAIWAGSMAHKICSLCRAPLLLVPVEKKE; encoded by the coding sequence ATGTTTAATCATATTCTTGTCCCGTTAGACGGATCAGGGCTTGCCGAATCTTCTTTGCCAGCAGCAGTATTTCTGGCTGAAAAATTGAAAGCAAGGGTGACCCTAATCCATATAATAGAAAAGAATCCTCCTTCTGAGGTTCATGGCCAGCATCATATCAAAAATGCGGTGGAGGCCTCGGCGTATCTTGAGAAAATATCCAAATCATGGTTTAGGGAAAATTTGGTGGTTGAATGCCATGTTCATACCTCTGAAGTTGATGATGTGGCGGAAAGTATTGTCGAGCATCGTTGTGAATTTAAGCATGATCTTGTAATAATGTGTTCCCACGGGCGGGGCAGGGCGCTTCATCTTCTTTTGGGCTGCATAGCACAGAATGTAATAGCCATTGGAACAGTTCCGGTTCTTCTTATTCAGCCTGATGAAACAAAAAATATCAGGGAATTCTCATGCAGATCTATTTTGGTGCCTCTTGACGGAGATCCTGCCCATGGCGGTGCCCTTCCTGTTTCCGAGGAAATTGCCGGGTTATGCGGTTCGACTCTTCATCTTTTGATGGTAATACCCGTTTTTACCAGCATCCCAGGTAAAATGGCCGTTCAAAGCAGATTTCAGCCAGCCGCTACTTCAAGAATGCTGGATATTTTAAAACAGAATGCTGACGAGTACCTTGGAGAGCGTCTTGCTGATCTGAAGGAAAGAGGATTTCAGGCCAGCGCACATGTACTGAGGGGCGATCCCGCCGATCTTGTGGCTGAATCTGTAAGTAAGTCTGGCGTAGATCTAATCGTTCTTGCAACACATGGAAAATCAGGGATGCAGGCCATTTGGGCCGGAAGTATGGCCCATAAAATATGCAGTCTTTGCAGGGCGCCACTGCTGCTTGTTCCTGTGGAGAAGAAAGAGTGA
- a CDS encoding FmdB family zinc ribbon protein, whose translation MPIYEYKCDTCNKSFELLVLGSDQPTCPTCGTPEIKRLMSCCGFVSKGSGAPGEAPTFKSSAGMSGCAGCSSTNCGSCGI comes from the coding sequence ATGCCTATATACGAATACAAATGCGATACCTGCAACAAAAGCTTCGAGCTGCTTGTTTTAGGATCAGACCAGCCGACGTGTCCCACATGCGGAACCCCTGAAATAAAAAGACTCATGTCCTGCTGCGGATTTGTAAGCAAAGGTTCAGGAGCACCCGGTGAAGCTCCGACATTTAAATCATCGGCTGGTATGTCAGGCTGCGCTGGCTGCTCTTCAACGAATTGCGGGAGCTGCGGGATCTGA